Part of the Micropterus dolomieu isolate WLL.071019.BEF.003 ecotype Adirondacks linkage group LG17, ASM2129224v1, whole genome shotgun sequence genome is shown below.
TTTGAAAGAAGAATgtaatatttcttcttttaaaatatCTATAATCTCGCTGTAAAGTATCGTTCAATTCATCATTGGTGGATATAGAAGTAATTGGCTCTGACTGTGGGTTTAAAGACTTTAGCATGGTAATACTGCTAAGACCGTACAATCTTTAAAGAGTTGCTACACCCAAATTGCAAAAAACGAAACAACCTTTCTCCTAGTCAGGTTTATATAGGCACTATTTCTTTGGTAGAaagaaatttatttaaaaagtgagTGAATAATAACGGACTTGAAGTTGCACTATTacttaacataacataaaatattaaatgacataaaaaaacaatatttttcgCAATATTTTTTCGCTTTCAGTATATTGGTAATTTCATGCTATTCCTTTTTGTCTGCAAGGTGCTTCCTCACTCAGCCAATGTGCAGTTATACATTTCCTTGCCGTGACCAAAAGAACATTCAGCAAATGTGAATGTCTACAATCCTCAGAGATTACTCAATATTGAAGTCTTATGATTCTCTTGCAAGGAAACCTTCAAAACATTCTTAATAAATAAGAAGAACTTCAGTCCAGAGTTCACCAGCCTGAGACATGaccaaaaacatggaaatacaTCTATTTATTATTCTCAAAACATTTATAGAACTGTTTTGTGTCATAGAAGCAATAGCTTCATGTACTTCTGAATACTGGTTGACCCTGGCGTGACACCTCTATCCCCTCTAGATTCTGTCTGAGCTTGCCAGCCAGCAGAGGGTCAGAGAGGATCTCCAAGTGGCCATCACAGAGAATGAACATGTTCTGAGTTTGGCCCAGGCCCGGCTGGCTTTGCGCCGCCAGAGGCCTGCCAAAGAGCAATGCTACGATCCAGCACAGTCCCAGCTCCTCGCAGAGGTCCAGCAGCTCGGGGCTCACATCACCAAGTAAGCCCAGGACACTTAGatgtaggggagagcaggggcgaaagtaccatttttcagaaaaacccgattttaaaagataatgtttcagacagagatatatttttgctgtggtcactaactcacaggtgtggtctatcaatTTCAGGtgatattttgtacaaatgtagaacaACTTacgtataatttcactttaaacataactGGCATATTTTTACTTTCGACCCCATCAgctgggacaaaagtaacacaacaatCCAAGCTagattttttgtatttaataaataaacatgactgtgaccttgTGACTGTGACATCatttgtcctttatctttaaaatttaaattacatttttatttcaaatattcagtttcaaaagtaacctgacagcccaaacttgaatagtttagaatatttcatattatattaaggatatattataaatatataatataaatatgcaaatgtgtgcacctaaaacagggaggaataaaaaagataagaaaatgaaaataaaaaatgaaaagggtTTTACAGAATAGGCCTAGGCTAtacaaatgtcacattttgaaatgaatttaaatttgttttagtaaGAACAGTATGAGAGATCTGCATTTCGAGTGCTTTTTACTGACACCTACTACACTGACCTCCTTAGGAgacaggccaaaataaatatcagcctCTCTCTTAATATAAGCATGCAGCTTCCTTTCCTAGTCCAAGGAGAAGACTTAATAATGTGATCTGTACCTGTGGTCTGGTCTTCTCCCCAATTAtctctgccctcctcctgcATTATCTGAACAAAGCGCATGGCATTTGGCATGAGACTTTATCAGCTGACCTGAGACTAATGTTTCTAATAGAGATGTCCAGAAACACCTTCTcaaacatctggctgaatcacacctctgtctttctgacccacACTATTGGCCTATTCTGTTGGTATAAtatgacataaacatgttttaataaatgctgcaacacacagacaaagtcaccacattagcagcgggacaaaagaaacacctGTGGTTGAAAGTTGTGTGGAAAGTTTAATGATACCTGTGTGGACACAGCTATTACAGCTGCTAGTTTACAGAGGCTATAACCAAGACATCTAGAATATAAATACAAGAAATGAGAAGATTTCAATCATgatgataatgtttttttaacatagTGTATATGACAGCGTAATGAAGGTTttgtagaaaaagaaaacacagaaagtagAAAGTACCTACCATGTTGTTAGTGGCTGATTTGGACGGATGCATAGATGTGATGACATATTGATCTCCTGTTTTCTATCACCGTTCTCATCATGTTAGCTGATGTAATGTTTACAGATGTAACCACTTGGTCATCATGTGGCATGTCTTTATCTCTGTACTCTCAGACTGCATGAGGCAGTGGCCCAGTCAGAGaaggagcagagggctctggtCCGCTGCCAGCTGGAGCTGCAGGAAAACATGGAGATCAAGGCCAACTCTCTCTACATTGACGAGGTCATCTGCGCCCAGCACAGGGAGACCATTATCATACATAACTTCTGAAAGGTCCACCTATACCAAGTATTACTTTCAAAATGCAGTTGTATTAAAATTCtctttaaaatatgtgtgtagaTTTAGTTCTCTTTTATATGGtctaaacattttgtttcacattgTGTTTCCTTTATTTAAGGTCTTCAGTCTGAGAGCTgtatgattttgtgtttttagtgcTGTCTGATAAATTACACTTGTTCCAAGGCTATGAGTTGGTCTGAGGCCCTCATGAATTTTACCTAAAATCCataatcagtttttattttcaaaaatgatCTGTGGATGATAATTACACACTTGTCTGTGTTGTTGCATTTCAGACTGAATcaaatttataaaatatctCTATATTTCACTTAATGATTTGTAATGTGGCAGAAGCTGCAAAAAGTAACCAGTGAAAAGATGACCTGGAACCGGCTGCACCTGCAGTTGTGCATACAAAGTGTAGATTTACACGGCACTTAATTCTAGTTCTTACATAGAGATTAACTATAACTACATATTTATACCCACTAACTGACAGGTAAACTGTTGCGTAGTTAGCTTGCTAAAATATTACTTGCTTAACTAGACTGATGAGTAAAAGATTAAATATCGTTGACATATCAGACTGTTAACAAAATGGCATTTGATAACAATTTAAACTTGGTTAGCAAGGACATTTCACAAAGACAACGCGatataccatccatccatccatcgtcaactgctcaggtccatcgcagggccacactcacatccacacacatttcAGGACAATTTCAGAGATACCAattgtctttggatggtgggaggaagccagagaacCTACACGGAtgcggggagaacatgcaaaacGTAATGCTAACAACATTAGCTTAAATAACATTGGCCATGTTAGCTTAATCTGATATTGCCCTCTTACTCTAAATACACTATTACCTTTTCTACTACTAACACAGGACCAGGTATAGACCAAGATAATTACACACTTGGATTTTGTTTCTGCTGTATGTTAATTTGTATTAACAGATTTTGACGGAGAGAcaggagtctgtgtgtgtgtgtacctggacTGACTGCATATTTGAACATGACGAGAGATTTGACAGGCAGAAAGGCAGAGTGAAGAACGTTAACCAAGGCAGGGCCTGTTAGAGCTTTGTGTTACCTGTTATGTGTGATTTTAATAGAGAGTCAGTCAGGCAGGGcagaaataatattatatagGCCCAGCCACAACCACTGCCAGTACTGTAAACAGTTTATGTTTGAACATGCTATTCATTGATTTAGACAGAGACATTTAACAGTTTGGTATTTGTATTTAACAAAAGGAAAATCACAAAGTCATAAGGAGTGtcagaagttaaaaaaaacaaaacactttcttaaaactacaaagaaaatgttaactttcatttaaacattaaataaatcctaaattggCCTATAACAAAACTACATTTCAACAGCCCAAATACACGTCTTCCAGCCCCTGACCATTTTGATCAAAGGTCTCTCAAGCAGCATTTCCATTCAGAGGAGCTCTCGCTTTATTTCAGGAGAAGGTGGATTTGGCACTTCGCCTAAAAACAAAGGGGAGAGGGGGAAACGCTTAACATAGGAACCTTTCAACAACGTATACACAAATCTTGTGTGACGCGGGAATGTTACCTGATGCCACTGTAGTGTGCAGAGGGGCAGGGCCAGATGACAGTGGGGGCAGGTGTTGATCTGGTGTGGGTCATCTGCATCACCCCAGGGACCACCGCTGGGTCTGCCTGACTGGGAGCTTGCCTTAAAATTGCGGCTTAGCCAGGGCGTGGCCCCCTGTCTGGAGAAATCAACGTCATCCTCCCTTTTTTCCACCTGTGAATTAGCCTCTTTATCTTCCCACGTGGCTGCTGATACACACTTCAGCTGGTTTGGGGGATACAGACAAAGGTATTACTTTAATGAGTGCTTGTTGAAAAAGGCTGTATAGTGGACGTGGGCTTAAAGCGAGACAATGACACTTCTCTTGCAAATTAAAAGTTGAATTACTACGCAGTGAAACACACGTTTGTTCAATTCAATACATTCAGGAATTTTCCTGCTATAGCCTTACCTGGTCTGATGtgagcatagactgtatgaaaGTAGTAGACACAGCCTACGGGTCTGAAAAGGGAGGCCAATGCTAaatgccttaaacctgcattctttctaatagCCAGTAGTGGgcgattgtatagaagtctatgagaaaatgactCCACTTCCCACTTTCCTAATgactttatggtctcaatcgcaaatttcaagtcttcttcaatacagcataaTGTTCATTTAGTGAATTATTTTCCCATTTATCGGAAATTAGACGATGAAGCAGGGCATGGCTACCTTGTGAGTGACAAGGCATCAGGTGTAGCAATGCGTATCTctccccagctccaccctcttgtccaaatatggttccaaaaaaacaagattgcGGCGGCCAAAATACCAAACCCGATGCTTCAAAAACAGTAATCGGCAAACCAATTGGTGATTTCACAGTGGCTACGTACACTTCTTTTACACAGTCTATGGGTGTGACTTTTTTACTGAAAACGTGCGAGTAAACCAAACAGCTAgccagacagctaaacaatgagctaaaactcactgtatctctctctccctctcacattATCTTCACATTTTCGTTTGACccattatttttataaaaacagtgATTTTAGCCACTTAATCCAACAGATGTTGACAACAATTTGCATGACATGTTACTGTCATTCTTATGTGCGCTCATCATTTTCTGCTTGCACAGATCACATACCTCATGTTCATCTTTATCCTCAGCTGGAAAAGATGCCATACATCTGCGGCACTGCATTGTTATTTTTGCTGTGAAAAGAAAACCGCCGTGGTAATAGTTAAAGAGAATACCCATAGTAATAGTTAGATTTAAAAAGTATTCTGGAAGTCAACAGCCTACACGCACTTACTCTTGTTTGGAGGTGGTTTGCTGGTAGCTTGAGGAGGACCTGAGCCATTGCCAGCGGCTGAGCAGGTCAAGCCGTGCTCGGGCAGGTCCCTCAGGGTGACGTAGCGGCCACAGTCCCTGCAGAGCTCGGTGCGACTCCCGCAGACCAGACGGTGTGCAGCCAGGTCCTTCCATGGCAGCTCCAGCTCGCAGAACTGGCAGCTCTGCAGACGCTCCACACACTCATCAGActgggagacagaggagagtcAGACCCAGGGTACATATTAACCCATACTTAGCATCTGTCAAAGCTAATATCTGCCAGTGTTACTCCTTCGGAAGCGTTTCCACATTACCAAGAATAAAGCTAAAATTATTACTAAATATTTGCAATTCTAACTTTTAGTCCCTAGTGTGGCTTaagctttttttctccccatAATGCAACAAgatctgtgttttattacagCCCCTACCTGCCTGGAAAACCtacatctttcaaactccatGTCCCCTGTTTGTAACGCTACCACAGGCTGTATGCGCTACGCAGGTCAACAAATTGTGGTGTCCAATGTGACATAACCCTAGTGACATCACTGTGACATCCTCGTTGTCtttatcttctctctctctcaatagtaaaatgtttttgcttataCTATTGGTTATTGgatacaaatgaaaataaacaaataataatgcGTGTTACGTTAGagatgttttccttttattttgttgtccaaccttgtgttgtataatgataaataaatcccCTTGCTACCTTGATATGCTGTAAAATAATATACTATACCTTTGGTCCACGCTAACAGTACCACTGGGCTTACCTCATGATCCATTAGGTACCGACGCTCCATCTTCTGGTTACACTTGGAGCATCTCACCTGCAAACAAGCACAGGTGTAAACCTACAGAGAATACACTGTCAggtggtgtatgtgtgtttgtttgtgtgtatacctGGGTGTGCTGCTCCTCCCTGTGTTGGTTCAGTAGGTCTCTGGGAACTGCTTCATCACAGTCAGGACAGAGACATAAGAAGCGGCTGCAGTGCATTTCATGTAGAGCGAAGTTGGTCTCTGCAACCTCTCTGTGGCTttaagagagagggagaggtttCAATAAAACTGTCCTGAAATAAGATATAGTAAGCAACTGAATATATACAGTGAGAACTTTATAAGAGGGGTGGGGTCAGAAAAGGGGGAGGattatgtatttttcttttcgCTGAAGGATTGTCAGTTTTGAGAAAgacaaaatgttacattttttattattatttaaaatacaccTGGATCTTACAGTTTTTCGCTAAAACACAAAACCTAAACCCTTACCTCCTtcccaaaaacacaaatacattttctataACCTTAAACACTGTTCACCTGTTTCACTATTCCAAACGTTTTCTACAAAACCATAACCAAAAGTGGCCAAATAAATTATTCATTGCACTAGATACTCATTCAGCAAACACATGCTCTCAATATAAGTCATCACAACCTAAACTCCTTTCCCCAGGTGCAAACACTTAGCCTCAAACTTGTTAATCAGAATTACAGGATCAATGAATAGGTTCAAGAGCCATGTCTGTGTACTTTGTACCTTACAATGCTAAAGTTGCAATacagcagaggaagaggaaaactAGGACAACAATAAAGACAAGTAATCGCTTATTAAATTGTGCCACCATAGTTCATCATGTTGTCTGTGGGCCAATGTTTGAATTGGACCCTGGAGTTGGAAAGTTAGATGTTTGTACCGTTGGGTGTGGTTCAAAAATTGTGTGTAAAGATTTAAGAAAATGATGATTGATTCCAGGAACTGTACAGCAGTTGAGAAAAACTATAATAGATATTAGTGATTTTAATGTTATAGGTGTTCGCTCCTTCTCTGTAGTCTGCATGATAACAGAAGTGTTTGCCCATAGTATACTTCAAATTCAGCCTTTTGTTTAGAATGTCTGTATCAGAACAGAGAGAATTATTGCCATAAAGGTGGATACTGTTAATTTCCCTTGTAATTCGAACATTGGTGGCtattgtgaaatgttttatgcaATTAATAGCCTATATAGGCTATTTAACATAGGCATTTATTAACTTTAACAGCATGACTCGTCGTCCAAGACACATCACAGATAAAACTGAGATCAAACTAATGTATCAGTAACGTTAGCATGTGTCCCATTGGTAAACAATCGACTAAGGTCAGGTCGTGTGTCCCCTGTCATAAAATGAGCCTGATTCTAAAAATAGGTAGCCCGAAAGCGAAAGGCAACTTAACTCAGATATTTACAGGCAGGCCTAGAATGACAGGACTTCCTATTTCTTACAAATTATCTTCGTAGGTTAACCTACATAATGCACCTTGCAGGACAGTCGCTACGCGTTAGCCTACATACCACGTTCCTTACATCTAATTCTGTGCTGAACTATGACCGGTGTGTGACACGAACGTTAGCTGCCAGTGACCAAAACAAACTCTGACAACcagatttttaaagtaacttgGTATGTCCTCCTCCCGACAAACCCACACAAGGTTAACTCTTACCATTGGCCGCAGGTGCGCGTGGCTTCCTCCTTCTCCATTGAAAGAAATCTTTAAAGATCCACGGACAGAAAAACACTGACCTGGAGTTTCTTACTTGACACGTTCGTTTCCATTCACCAGAACAGAAAGTGAAATAATCTGTACCCCCGCATGCTGTTCGTACGCATCTCCCGCAAGGTGGCGCCTAAGTTCTCCTATAATGGTTTCTTCAGGTTTCAGTCTACTCTGGGATCGACTCTGACCAACCCAGAACTGTGAACCcagaaccacagagagagaCTTCATTATACTGCGGGAACAGTGTCTTCATGCTAGATATCAGTTATCTAGGCTGTACCAACTAGACACAGGGAGCAgttaagaaaacacagaaaaat
Proteins encoded:
- the xaf1 gene encoding XIAP-associated factor 1 isoform X1 encodes the protein MEKEEATRTCGQCHREVAETNFALHEMHCSRFLCLCPDCDEAVPRDLLNQHREEQHTQVRCSKCNQKMERRYLMDHESDECVERLQSCQFCELELPWKDLAAHRLVCGSRTELCRDCGRYVTLRDLPEHGLTCSAAGNGSGPPQATSKPPPNKTKITMQCRRCMASFPAEDKDEHELKCVSAATWEDKEANSQVEKREDDVDFSRQGATPWLSRNFKASSQSGRPSGGPWGDADDPHQINTCPHCHLALPLCTLQWHQAKCQIHLLLK
- the xaf1 gene encoding XIAP-associated factor 1 isoform X2, which gives rise to MHCSRFLCLCPDCDEAVPRDLLNQHREEQHTQVRCSKCNQKMERRYLMDHESDECVERLQSCQFCELELPWKDLAAHRLVCGSRTELCRDCGRYVTLRDLPEHGLTCSAAGNGSGPPQATSKPPPNKTKITMQCRRCMASFPAEDKDEHELKCVSAATWEDKEANSQVEKREDDVDFSRQGATPWLSRNFKASSQSGRPSGGPWGDADDPHQINTCPHCHLALPLCTLQWHQAKCQIHLLLK